A region from the uncultured Stenotrophomonas sp. genome encodes:
- the aroE gene encoding Shikimate dehydrogenase — translation MSAARHAVFGQPIAHSQSPHIHAAFARAQGIALDYRAIEASPQDFAAALEAFAADGGAGANVTLPHKEAAFALCATTTSRAHRAGAVNTLLRKGDGWHGDNTDGIGLVRDLTGRHGLDLRGRRVLLLGAGGAARGVAPALLDAGILELVVANRTPARADALVDAMAEPGRAISAYWEDLREQGDFELVINATSAGRDKGAAFQLPLSLVNSLTTAVDLNYGGAAIAFLAWARAAGCRNSFDGLGMLVEQAAESFRLWHGVRPDTDAVYAELRERASTLVTAD, via the coding sequence ATGAGCGCCGCCCGCCATGCCGTTTTCGGCCAGCCCATCGCCCACTCGCAGTCGCCGCATATCCATGCCGCTTTTGCCAGGGCGCAGGGCATCGCGCTGGACTACCGCGCCATCGAAGCGTCGCCGCAGGATTTCGCCGCGGCGCTGGAGGCGTTCGCCGCCGATGGCGGTGCCGGGGCCAATGTCACCCTGCCGCACAAGGAAGCGGCGTTCGCGCTGTGCGCCACCACCACTTCGCGCGCGCACCGGGCCGGTGCGGTCAACACCCTGCTGCGCAAGGGCGATGGCTGGCATGGCGACAACACCGACGGCATCGGCCTGGTACGCGACCTCACCGGCCGCCACGGCCTGGACCTGCGCGGCCGCCGTGTGCTGCTGCTGGGCGCCGGCGGTGCCGCCCGCGGGGTTGCTCCGGCGCTGCTGGATGCCGGCATCCTCGAACTGGTCGTCGCCAACCGTACCCCGGCCCGTGCCGATGCGCTGGTCGATGCGATGGCCGAACCTGGGCGCGCGATTTCGGCCTATTGGGAGGACCTGCGCGAGCAGGGCGATTTCGAACTGGTCATCAATGCCACTTCCGCCGGCCGCGACAAGGGCGCCGCGTTCCAGTTGCCGCTGTCGCTGGTCAACAGCCTCACCACCGCGGTGGACCTGAACTACGGCGGTGCGGCGATCGCCTTCCTGGCGTGGGCGCGCGCGGCCGGCTGCCGCAACAGCTTCGACGGGCTGGGCATGCTGGTCGAGCAGGCGGCCGAGAGCTTCCGGCTGTGGCACGGCGTGCGTCCGGACACCGATGCGGTCTACGCCGAACTGCGCGAGCGCGCCAGCACGCTGGTCACGGCGGATTGA